The Paracholeplasma brassicae genome includes the window AGACAGCTGGTAAAGGTTCTAAAGGACAAAATGCTAGATCTGGCGGCGGTGTTCGTCTCGGTTTTGAAGGTGGACAAATTCCTTTCTTCCAACGTCTGCCTAAACGCGGATTTACTAACGTAAATAGAAAAGAATTTGCAATCGTTAACTTAACACAATTAAATGTGTTTAACGATGGCGATGTTGTCACACCAGAAGTATTATTAGAGAAAAAAATCATCGGAAAATTACAATCAGGCGTTAAAGTGTTAGCGAATGGTACTTTAGAAAAGAAATTAACAGTTAAAGCAAACCATTTTTCAAAACAAGCTCTTGAGTTAATCCAACAAGCGGGCGGAACGGCTGAGGTAATTTAACATGTACCGTATTAAAGCGATATTTTCAAACACACAAGTACTAAAAAGATTAGGATTTACCCTATTAATTTTATTTATTTTCCGTGTGACCACGTGGATTCCAATTCCACTGATTGATACATCCGCTATAACTGGTCTAATTGCAAGTAATGACTTCTTAGCAATCCTTAATAACTTTTCAGGAAACGCCCTTGGACGTTTCTCGATCATGGCAATGGGTATTAGCCCATACATCACCGCATCGATCATTGTTCAAATGTTACAAATGGACATTATCCCAGTCTTAAAAGAATGGGCTGATCAAGGTGAAGCTGGTAAACGTAAATTAACTCGTTTAACACGCATCATGGGGTTAGTTTTATCATTCGTTCAAGCGATGGTATTACTACTTGGGTTATCGGTTGGCGGAAATGAGTTCATTACCTCAATTCTAGATCCTTCACCATTCCTTTACGTCTACATGGCATTAATTGTTACCGCAGGTACAGCTTTTGCAATGTGGATTGCTGATTTAATCACGCGTAAAGGTGTAGGTAACGGTACATCGCTATTAATTGTTGCTGGTATTATTACATCATTACCTTCAATGATCACTGTTCTTTGGACTAAATACATTACAAATGGCGCAGGTGGCTTAGATATATTCTTCTTCATCTTAATTCTTGTATTATACTTCGGTATTTTACTAGGGGTAACTTACCTAGAATTAACCAGACGTAAAGTACCGATTCAATATGCGAATCGTAAAGCT containing:
- the rplO gene encoding 50S ribosomal protein L15, which codes for MLNELRPNEGARKSRKRLGRGIGSGTGKTAGKGSKGQNARSGGGVRLGFEGGQIPFFQRLPKRGFTNVNRKEFAIVNLTQLNVFNDGDVVTPEVLLEKKIIGKLQSGVKVLANGTLEKKLTVKANHFSKQALELIQQAGGTAEVI
- the secY gene encoding preprotein translocase subunit SecY, which translates into the protein MYRIKAIFSNTQVLKRLGFTLLILFIFRVTTWIPIPLIDTSAITGLIASNDFLAILNNFSGNALGRFSIMAMGISPYITASIIVQMLQMDIIPVLKEWADQGEAGKRKLTRLTRIMGLVLSFVQAMVLLLGLSVGGNEFITSILDPSPFLYVYMALIVTAGTAFAMWIADLITRKGVGNGTSLLIVAGIITSLPSMITVLWTKYITNGAGGLDIFFFILILVLYFGILLGVTYLELTRRKVPIQYANRKAGQGKTDSNLPIKLNTAGVIPVIFASTILSIPMSIIGFFTSNAASGAGYWIDQIFNYQNPIGFVLYMALILVFTFFYSFLMLNPEKVSDNLSKSNAYIPGVRPGLETQNYIAKLLFKITLLGSVYLLILAALPIITTVVFNFSGAESQSVILGGTSLLIVVGVAMETTKQLETEATNQEYKGIF